From the genome of Uranotaenia lowii strain MFRU-FL chromosome 1, ASM2978415v1, whole genome shotgun sequence, one region includes:
- the LOC129747304 gene encoding uncharacterized protein LOC129747304: protein MYVGGNDATARGNSVPPKPEIMSRRMIEACYHSSSQHHQDMENRRLLSPKASTGVGYPISAKVARTPVSTMGNYFMDKSSAWGIVLRKTPADSIIDDQPSIASVDVGISLAQISGAIKVRTAGGSMKLKPSSDSCSTAESKTSECAKEAENKAVMLKDTWSPSSDNTVKQIPNSQRKPSRSEKSIKSNASSCARMQLKLLQEDKELEDRKLMEKRRNLEEEKVLREKERELREEELKIQEKYLQKKRELEEIVESENSMSSVSVSCKSKMAEEWINKQRKSNQTIPNISDELESDHLESDNESMGNNRSHQERNFNRGQLLPVKNMDPFKPEKNFGPTFEQSAARQIWPKTLPSFSGDPEEWPIFLNSFEDSNRACGFSNVENLMRLRECLRGAAKDAVATKLMFPESVPVIMETLKRMYGRPELIVKTMLAKVRRLEAPKPERLDSLIRFGTSVEQLCDHLKAANLRNHFSNPSLLAELVEKLPTSNQIEWVRFKRSFDDPTLMEFGQFMKELVIDACEVTTVTTLKHDNRSEKMKPRERGHVNTHIQTSEESRTQHCEKKPCLVCGMTNHRLRNCERFKKLSLEARLKVVEQWKLCETCLYDHGKWKCRSRYYCTVDNCKRKHHYLLHPENRPITATTAFCNTHRDVNASVLLRIIPILLRNADRVVETFGFIDEGSSLTLMDSELADFLGLEGSTEPLQLRWTSNIVRDENYSKRVKVAIAGREFSNKYHFIVARTIANLDLPEQNLPYENLVGKYGHLQNIEVSPYVRAKPQILIGLDNLEMFAPLESRIGHRGQPIAVRSVLGWSVYGPISSGSQHGGRVNVHSCNCNADFELTDLVRQQFVLEENITFHGTLPRSKEDTRALEILDRTTTFKNGRYETGLLWKKEEIRFPDSRQMAMSRLKGFEGKLTKNPDLRSNVHEQIKEYIRKGYAHKTTELELTEVPSERVWYLPLNIVSNAKKPNKKRLIWDAAAIANGVSLNSVLLKGPDLLVNLPSVIYKFREKIVGFGGDVKEMFHQVRIRSEDKHAQRFLFRFDPEHPPDVYTMDVMIFGAACSPCAALYVMQLNADNCQKYYPEATNAIKSNTYMDDYFDSADTPEEAANRAMQVKLALERGGFEMKNWVSNSKCVLSKLGEIVTPEIVPLPNDEAGHSERVLGITWDPVKDRFSFPIQFSGELTRYIETSERPTKRTALRCLMSLFDPLGLLSPYMIHGKIIMQDLWRSGVQWDEQMCDAEFEKWTRWTRLLRKVDELTIPRHYFGGIAVNDTIQLHIFTDASEYGYGCAAYFRISNGARVVVNLVRGVSKVAPLKHLSIPRMELQAAVCGARLMANVCDGHSIEIKERFIWTDSTTVLSWIKADQRKYKQFVAVRIGLILSLSEPGNWRWVPTKENIADCLTKWGKDTEPESNGRWFMGPSFLYENPEIWPKQRCHREDPTEERKVHVLLHLPQFSSPLIDPARISKWNVLVRTIATVLRFISNCQRRVKGLPIESVLTEDKMKKLVKRFVPSVVVPLKQTEYSRAETVLWRIVQVESFPDEVEILTKNRNLPMAKWARIEKSSPLHKFCPFSDEYGVVRVEGRTANAKYASFDARFPIILNRNHIITQRLLEHHHSTFGHGNRETIFNELRQRFEINTFTNARTSWHFNPPATPHMGGVWERMVRSVKSGLEALDDGRKLNDETLITALAETEALINSRPLTYMPQDSTEALTPNHFIRGCSSQDHDPQRGSICLGEALKSSYLRSLYLANEAWARWLKEYFPTLNRRPKWFEEADPIKIGDLVYLAEGPRRTWVRGRVIELLPNRDGRIRRVVVQTASGKLKRAVANLAVMEIKDSEPGSYQDELEPASRGGGCSGITEPDNCI, encoded by the exons ATGTACGTGGGAGGAAATGATGCTACTGCTAGAGGCAACTCTGTTCCACCGAAG CCAGAAATTATGTCCCGAAGAATGATAGAAGCATGTTATCATTCTTCTAGTCAACACCACCaggacatggagaacagacgttTGCTGAGccccaaagcatccaccggggttgggtacccgatctccgctaaggtcgCTCGCACCCCAGTCAGCACCATGGGGAATT ATTTCATGGACAAATCGAGTGCTTGGGGTATCGTTCTGAGGAAAACACCTGCAGATTCTATAATAGACGATCAGCCGTCGATTGCATCTGTAGATGTGGGCATTAgcctggcccaaattt CTGGAGCGATAAAAGTACGAACTGCTGGTGGATCTATGAAATTGAAACCATCGAGCGACTCATGTTCGACCGCTGAGTCTAAGACGTCGGAGTGTGCTAAGGAGGCAGAAAATAAAGCGGTAATGCTGAAAGACACTTGGTCTCCTTCGAGCGACAACACTGTCAAACAAATCCCAAACAGCCAACGAAAACCATCGAGATCCGAAAAGTCGATCAAATCCAACGCCTCATCCTGTGCCCGGATGCAGCTTAAACTTCTACAAGAGGATAAAGAATTAGAAGATCGGAAATTAATGGAAAAGCGAAGAAATTTGGAAGAGGAAAAAGTTTTACGAGAAAAGGAGCGTGAACTGCGAGAAGAAGAGCTCAAGATTCAGGAAAAGTACTTACAGAAGAAAAGAGAACTTGAAGAAATAGTCGAAAGTGAAAATTCTATGAGTTCCGTATCCGTGTCCTGCAAAAGTAAAATGGCAGAAGAATGGATCAATAAGCAACGAAAATCGAACCAGACTATTCCAAATATTTCTGATGAATTAGAGTCTGACCACTTGGAATCAGACAACGAGAGTATGGGCAACAATCGCAGTCATCAAGAGCGGAATTTCAATCGTGGCCAATTATTACCAGTCAAAAATATGGATCCATTCAAGCCTGAAAAGAATTTTGGGCCAACGTTTGAACAATCCGCTGCAAGGCAAATATGGCCAAAGACACTCCCATCATTTTCCGGTGATCCCGAGGAGTGGCCAATCTTCTTAAATAGCTTCGAGGACTCCAACAGAGCCTGCGGATTTTCGAACGTGGAAAATTTGATGCGGTTAAGGGAATGCTTGCGGGGTGCCGCAAAAGATGCCGTGGCCACCAAACTGATGTTCCCGGAAAGCGTCCCCGTTATTATGGAAACTTTAAAGCGAATGTATGGGAGACCAGAGCTCATAGTGAAAACCATGTTAGCAAAGGTTCGGAGATTAGAAGCGCCGAAACCAGAGCGCCTGGATAGTTTGATTCGTTTCGGGACGTCAGTCGAACAACTTTGCGATCATCTAAAAGCTGCAAACCTTCGAAATCATTTCTCGAATCCGTCACTTTTAGCGGAACTGGTTGAGAAGCTACCGACCTCCAATCAAATAGAGTGGGTACGTTTCAAACGAAGTTTTGACGATCCAACGTTAAtggaatttggtcaatttaTGAAAGAACTTGTGATCGATGCTTGCGAAGTGACTACCGTTACTACCCTGAAGCATGACAATagaagtgaaaaaatgaaaccTAGAGAAAGGGGTCATGTGAATACGCACATTCAAACATCTGAAGAGTCACGAACGCAACACTGCGAAAAGAAGCCTTGCCTGGTCTGTGGGATGACCAATCATCGTCTGCGTAATTGCGAAAGGTTTAAAAAGTTGAGTCTGGAAGCGAGATTAAAGGTGGTCGAGCAATGGAAGTTGTGCGAAACTTGTCTCTACGACCATGGAAAGTGGAAATGTCGGTCGAGGTATTATTGTACAGTCGATAACTGCAAAAGAAAACATCATTACCTCCTTCATCCTGAAAATCGCCCAATAACAGCAACGACTGCGTTTTGCAATACCCACAGAGATGTCAATGCCTCAGTTCTACTAAGAATTATTCCAATCCTCTTGCGCAACGCAGATCGAGTAGTCGAGACATTCGGATTTATTGATGAAGGTTCGTCTCTGACCCTGATGGATTCAGAGTTAGCTGATTTCCTTGGATTGGAGGGATCAACAGAGCCATTACAATTAAGATGGACCTCAAACATCGTGCGTGATGAAAATTATTCGAAGCGTGTTAAAGTCGCCATTGCCGGAAGAGAATTTTCGAATAAGTACCATTTCATAGTAGCTCGTACAATTGCGAACCTTGATTTACCAGAGCAAAATCTACCGTACGAGAATCTGGTTGGAAAGTATGGGCACTTACAGAATATAGAAGTGTCTCCATATGTGAGAGCGAAGCCACAAATCCTTATTGGTTTGGATAACCTAGAAATGTTCGCACCTTTAGAGAGCCGTATAGGACATCGAGGACAACCAATCGCCGTAAGATCAGTACTAGGATGGTCGGTTTACGGACCTATCAGCTCCGGTTCTCAACACGGTGGCAGAGTTAACGTTCACTCTTGTAACTGTAACGCAGATTTTGAACTTACAGACCTAGTGCGCCAACAGTTCGTACTCGAAGAAAACATAACGTTTCATGGCACACTCCCACGATCAAAGGAAGATACTCGTGCTCTTGAAATCCTAGATCGAACGACCACTTTCAAAAATGGAAGATACGAAACAGGACTTCTTTGGAAGAAAGAAGAAATACGCTTCCCTGACAGCCGGCAAATGGCGATGAGTCGCCTGAAAGGATTTGAAGGCAAGCTGACGAAAAACCCAGATCTCCGATCTAATGTCCACGAGCAGATCAAAGAATATATACGCAAAGGCTATGCACACAAGACAACGGAACTTGAGCTAACGGAAGTGCCATCCGAACGAGTGTGGTATTTGCCACTGAACATTGTTAGCAACGCGAAAAAACCCAACAAAAAGAGGTTGATTTGGGATGCAGCAGCAATAGCTAATGGAGTTTCATTGAATTCAGTACTGCTTAAGGGCCCAGATCTCCTTGTCAATTTACCGTCTGTCATCTACAAATTTAGAGAAAAGATCGTGGGCTTTGGAGGCGACGTGAAAGAAATGTTTCACCAGGTTCGCATTAGGTCCGAGGACAAACATGCTCAGCGCTTTCTATTCCGGTTCGATCCTGAACACCCACCCGATGTTTACACGATGGATGTCATGATTTTTGGGGCCGCCTGCTCACCATGTGCTGCTTTATATGTCATGCAACTGAACGCCGACAACTGTCAAAAATATTACCCTGAGGCAACAAATGCTATCAAGAGCAATACTTACATGGACGACTATTTCGATAGCGCGGACACGCCGGAAGAAGCCGCTAACAGAGCAATGCAAGTCAAATTAGCTCTTGAGCGAGGTGGCTTCGAAATGAAAAATTGGGTGAGTAATAGCAAATGTGTTCTATCAAAGTTGGGTGAAATAGTTACCCCGGAAATAGTTCCTCTTCCGAATGATGAAGCAGGCCATTCTGAGCGCGTTTTGGGTATAACGTGGGACCCAGTAAAAGACAGATTTTCTTTCCCTATCCAATTCTCCGGGGAATTGACTCGATATATCGAGACCAGCGAGAGGCCCACTAAAAGAACAGCCCTTCGTTGCCTGATGAGCCTTTTTGACCCTCTGGGTTTACTGTCCCCTTATATGATACACGGAAAAATAATCATGCAAGATCTCTGGCGAAGCGGTGTTCAGTGGGATGAACAAATGTGCGATGCAGAATTTGAGAAATGGACTCGATGGACTCGCTTACTTAGAAAGGTGGACGAACTTACAATTCCACGACACTATTTTGGTGGAATAGCAGTCAACGACACCATTCAACTGCATATTTTCACGGACGCCAGTGAGTATGGCTACGGATGTGCAGCTTATTTCCGGATTTCCAATGGAGCTCGTGTCGTCGTAAACCTAGTGCGCGGAGTATCGAAAGTAGCTCCATTGAAACATCTATCTATTCCTCGAATGGAACTCCAGGCAGCAGTATGCGGTGCTCGATTGATGGCCAACGTTTGCGATGGACATTCGATCGAGATAAAAGAAAGATTCATCTGGACGGACTCAACCACTGTGCTTAGCTGGATAAAAGCAGATCAACGAAAGTATAAACAGTTTGTTGCTGTGCGTATCGGTCTGATACTATCGCTTTCCGAACCGGGAAATTGGCGTTGGGTACCGACCAAAGAAAATATAGCCGATTGCCTGACTAAATGGGGGAAAGATACGGAACCTGAATCGAACGGACGTTGGTTTATGGGACCTTCATTCTTGTACGAGAATCCGGAGATTTGGCCGAAACAACGATGTCATCGAGAAGATCCAACAGAAGAACGAAAGGTCCATGTTCTTCTACATCTTCCGCAATTTTCCTCGCCCTTGATAGACCCCGCTCGTATCTCTAAATGGAATGTTCTAGTGCGAACCATAGCAACTGTGCTCCGATTTATATCAAATTGTCAACGGAGAGTTAAAGGTTTGCCAATCGAATCCGTGCTGAccgaagataaaatgaaaaagctCGTCAAACGATTCGTTCCCTCAGTTGTTGTACCGTTGAAACAAACTGAGTACAGTCGAGCAGAAACCGTATTGTGGCGTATCGTCCAAGTGGAATCATTTCCTGACGAAGTTGAAATTCTTACGAAAAATCGTAATCTGCCCATGGCGAAATGGGCGAGAATCGAAAAATCTAGTCCCCTCCATAAATTCTGCCCATTTTCCGACGAATATGGGGTGGTTAGAGTCGAAGGAAGAACTGCTAACGCCAAATATGCCAGCTTCGATGCACGTTTCCCGATTATTCTGAACCGAAATCATATTATCACTCAACGACTTCTGGAACATCATCATTCAACATTCGGTCATGGTAATAGAGAGACCATATTCAACGAGCTTCGTCAGCGATTTGAAATAA ACACGTTTACCAACGCACGCACCAGCTGGCACTTCAACCCTCCCGCAACCCCCCACATGGGGGGAGTTTGGGAGCGGATGGTGCGAAGCGTCAAATCGGGTTTAGAAGCGCTCGACGATGGGAGAAAATTGAACGACGAAACATTAATAACTGCTTTAGCCGAAACAGAAGCGCTGATTAATTCTCGACCACTCACCTATATGCCTCAGGATTCCACTGAAGCCCTTACACCCAATCATTTTATTCGAGGATGCTCGTCGCAGGACCATGATCCTCAACGTGGTTCCATCTGCCTAGGAGAAGCGCTAAAGAGTAGTTATTTGAGATCCTTGTATCTGGCGAACGAAGCCTGGGCCCGATGGTTAAAAGAATACTTCCCTACACTCAACCGACGTCCTAAATGGTTCGAAGAAGCGGATCCTATAAAAATCGGAGACTTAGTTTACCTGGCCGAAGGTCCTCGGAGAACATGGGTGAGAGGAAGAGTAATAGAGTTACTCCCGAATCGTGACGGAAGGATACGAAGAGTTGTCGTACAAACAGCATCAGGAAAGCTGAAAAGGGCGGTGGCGAATTTGGCAGTGATGGAGATAAAGGATAGTGAACCTGGTTCCTATCAGGACGAGCTGGAACCTGCTTCACGGGGCGGAGGATGTTCTGGCATCACTGAGCCGGACAACTGTATCTGA